A single Cyclopterus lumpus isolate fCycLum1 chromosome 1, fCycLum1.pri, whole genome shotgun sequence DNA region contains:
- the LOC117732945 gene encoding SERTA domain-containing protein 2-like isoform X1: MLGNGVKRKLDEDEDVLEEDRRPLVAGGMSHASYTLQRQTVLNVSLMKLYGPRTGADLGLQRRVLINNVIRRIHDDFRQEGGVGALFFSAAPPATEDEAYRQAPPPPPSSFSILSSSLSGLTPLDSCLTPASLLDEDLPMFFTLPPSSSSSSSSSSTSTQHHSHSPRPPASPSPKDSFSSALEEIEELCPSSSSSSSSGPPSPPQVQFDVVMKEEVFQEVEKPPPLPPPLPPPPSPSSTGSFLTDFALDDVLFTDIDTSMYDLGPCPPPSGAPPSKMAPVTMADDLVRSMSGYGAAGAGAQNQPFKMDLAELDHIMEVLIDQTWINHVLIREYSRSTCWTDDVTSVSTCWTDDVTSVSTCWTDDVTSVSTCWTDDVTAVVFIHYVFDMCIYKICSFFAVGTSFHTVFFNLTSQMSL, translated from the exons ATGTTGGGTAACGGGGTGAAGCGGAAACTGGACGAGGATGAGGACGTCTTGGAGGAAGACcggcgccctctggtggccggCGGCATGTCGCACGCCTCCTACACGCTGCAGCGCCAGACGGTGCTCAACGTGTCGCTCATGAAGCTGTACGGCCCGCGGACGGGCGCCGACCTCGGCCTGCAGCGCCGGGTCCTCATCAACAACGTCATCCGCCGCATCCACGACGACTTCCGGCAGGAAGGAGGCGTCGGCGCCCTCTTCTTCTCGGCGGCTCCGCCCGCCACCGAGGACGAGGCCTACCGACAGGCTCCGcctccgcctccctcctccttcagcatCCTGTCGTCGTCGCTGTCGGGTCTGACGCCGCTGGACTCCTGCCTGACTCCCGCCTCGCTGCTGGACGAGGACCTGCCCATGTTCTTCACGCtgccgccctcctcctcctcttcctcctcctcctcttccacctccaccCAACACCACTCCCACTCCCCAAGGCCGCCGGCCTCGCCGTCGCCCAAAGACAGCTTCTCCTCAGCCCTGGAGGAGATCGAGGAGCTctgcccctcctcttcatcttcctcctcctcgggcCCGCCGTCACCACCTCAGGTTCAGTTTGATGTCGTCATGAAGGAGGAGGTCTTTCAGGAGGTGGAgaaacctcctcctcttcctcctcctcttcctcctcctccctcgccgTCCTCCACGGGCTCCTTCCTGACGGACTTCGCCCTGGACGACGTCCTCTTCACAGACATCGACACGTCCATGTACGACCTCGGCCCCTGCCCGCCGCCGTCGGGAGCGCCGCCGTCCAAGATGGCCCCCGTCACGATGGCGGACGACCTCGTGCGGTCGATGTCGGGGTACGGAGCGGCGGGGGCCGGCGCCCAGAACCAGCCTTTCAAAATGGACCTGGCGGAGCTGGACCACATCATGGAGGTGCTG ATCGATCAGACCTGGATCAATCATGTCCTGATACGTGAATATTCacgctccacctgctggacagATGACGTAacgtctgtctccacctgctggacagATGACGTAacgtctgtctccacctgctggacagATGACGTAacgtctgtctccacctgctggacagATGACGTAACCGCAGTTGTCTTCATACATTATGTTTTTGACATGTGCATCTATAAAATATGCAGTTTTTTTGCAGTTGGTACAAGTTttcatactgttttttttaatttaacgtCACAAATGTCTTTATGA
- the LOC117732945 gene encoding SERTA domain-containing protein 2-like isoform X5, producing MLGNGVKRKLDEDEDVLEEDRRPLVAGGMSHASYTLQRQTVLNVSLMKLYGPRTGADLGLQRRVLINNVIRRIHDDFRQEGGVGALFFSAAPPATEDEAYRQAPPPPPSSFSILSSSLSGLTPLDSCLTPASLLDEDLPMFFTLPPSSSSSSSSSSSSSSSSSSSSLAVLHGLLPDGLRPGRRPLHRHRHVHVRPRPLPAAVGSAAVQDGPRHDGGRPRAVDVGVRSGGGRRPEPAFQNGPGGAGPHHGDRSDLDQSCPDT from the exons ATGTTGGGTAACGGGGTGAAGCGGAAACTGGACGAGGATGAGGACGTCTTGGAGGAAGACcggcgccctctggtggccggCGGCATGTCGCACGCCTCCTACACGCTGCAGCGCCAGACGGTGCTCAACGTGTCGCTCATGAAGCTGTACGGCCCGCGGACGGGCGCCGACCTCGGCCTGCAGCGCCGGGTCCTCATCAACAACGTCATCCGCCGCATCCACGACGACTTCCGGCAGGAAGGAGGCGTCGGCGCCCTCTTCTTCTCGGCGGCTCCGCCCGCCACCGAGGACGAGGCCTACCGACAGGCTCCGcctccgcctccctcctccttcagcatCCTGTCGTCGTCGCTGTCGGGTCTGACGCCGCTGGACTCCTGCCTGACTCCCGCCTCGCTGCTGGACGAGGACCTGCCCATGTTCTTCACGCtgccgccctcctcctcctcttcctcctcctcct cctcctcctcttcctcctcctcttcctcctcctccctcgccgTCCTCCACGGGCTCCTTCCTGACGGACTTCGCCCTGGACGACGTCCTCTTCACAGACATCGACACGTCCATGTACGACCTCGGCCCCTGCCCGCCGCCGTCGGGAGCGCCGCCGTCCAAGATGGCCCCCGTCACGATGGCGGACGACCTCGTGCGGTCGATGTCGGGGTACGGAGCGGCGGGGGCCGGCGCCCAGAACCAGCCTTTCAAAATGGACCTGGCGGAGCTGGACCACATCATGGAG ATCGATCAGACCTGGATCAATCATGTCCTGATACGTGA
- the LOC117732945 gene encoding SERTA domain-containing protein 2-like isoform X4 yields MLGNGVKRKLDEDEDVLEEDRRPLVAGGMSHASYTLQRQTVLNVSLMKLYGPRTGADLGLQRRVLINNVIRRIHDDFRQEGGVGALFFSAAPPATEDEAYRQAPPPPPSSFSILSSSLSGLTPLDSCLTPASLLDEDLPMFFTLPPSSSSSSSSSSSSSSSSSSSSLAVLHGLLPDGLRPGRRPLHRHRHVHVRPRPLPAAVGSAAVQDGPRHDGGRPRAVDVGVRSGGGRRPEPAFQNGPGGAGPHHGGADRSDLDQSCPDT; encoded by the exons ATGTTGGGTAACGGGGTGAAGCGGAAACTGGACGAGGATGAGGACGTCTTGGAGGAAGACcggcgccctctggtggccggCGGCATGTCGCACGCCTCCTACACGCTGCAGCGCCAGACGGTGCTCAACGTGTCGCTCATGAAGCTGTACGGCCCGCGGACGGGCGCCGACCTCGGCCTGCAGCGCCGGGTCCTCATCAACAACGTCATCCGCCGCATCCACGACGACTTCCGGCAGGAAGGAGGCGTCGGCGCCCTCTTCTTCTCGGCGGCTCCGCCCGCCACCGAGGACGAGGCCTACCGACAGGCTCCGcctccgcctccctcctccttcagcatCCTGTCGTCGTCGCTGTCGGGTCTGACGCCGCTGGACTCCTGCCTGACTCCCGCCTCGCTGCTGGACGAGGACCTGCCCATGTTCTTCACGCtgccgccctcctcctcctcttcctcctcctcct cctcctcctcttcctcctcctcttcctcctcctccctcgccgTCCTCCACGGGCTCCTTCCTGACGGACTTCGCCCTGGACGACGTCCTCTTCACAGACATCGACACGTCCATGTACGACCTCGGCCCCTGCCCGCCGCCGTCGGGAGCGCCGCCGTCCAAGATGGCCCCCGTCACGATGGCGGACGACCTCGTGCGGTCGATGTCGGGGTACGGAGCGGCGGGGGCCGGCGCCCAGAACCAGCCTTTCAAAATGGACCTGGCGGAGCTGGACCACATCATGGAGGTGCTG ATCGATCAGACCTGGATCAATCATGTCCTGATACGTGA
- the LOC117732945 gene encoding SERTA domain-containing protein 2-like isoform X2, protein MLGNGVKRKLDEDEDVLEEDRRPLVAGGMSHASYTLQRQTVLNVSLMKLYGPRTGADLGLQRRVLINNVIRRIHDDFRQEGGVGALFFSAAPPATEDEAYRQAPPPPPSSFSILSSSLSGLTPLDSCLTPASLLDEDLPMFFTLPPSSSSSSSSSSTSTQHHSHSPRPPASPSPKDSFSSALEEIEELCPSSSSSSSSGPPSPPQVQFDVVMKEEVFQEVEKPPPLPPPLPPPPSPSSTGSFLTDFALDDVLFTDIDTSMYDLGPCPPPSGAPPSKMAPVTMADDLVRSMSGYGAAGAGAQNQPFKMDLAELDHIMEIDQTWINHVLIREYSRSTCWTDDVTSVSTCWTDDVTSVSTCWTDDVTSVSTCWTDDVTAVVFIHYVFDMCIYKICSFFAVGTSFHTVFFNLTSQMSL, encoded by the exons ATGTTGGGTAACGGGGTGAAGCGGAAACTGGACGAGGATGAGGACGTCTTGGAGGAAGACcggcgccctctggtggccggCGGCATGTCGCACGCCTCCTACACGCTGCAGCGCCAGACGGTGCTCAACGTGTCGCTCATGAAGCTGTACGGCCCGCGGACGGGCGCCGACCTCGGCCTGCAGCGCCGGGTCCTCATCAACAACGTCATCCGCCGCATCCACGACGACTTCCGGCAGGAAGGAGGCGTCGGCGCCCTCTTCTTCTCGGCGGCTCCGCCCGCCACCGAGGACGAGGCCTACCGACAGGCTCCGcctccgcctccctcctccttcagcatCCTGTCGTCGTCGCTGTCGGGTCTGACGCCGCTGGACTCCTGCCTGACTCCCGCCTCGCTGCTGGACGAGGACCTGCCCATGTTCTTCACGCtgccgccctcctcctcctcttcctcctcctcctcttccacctccaccCAACACCACTCCCACTCCCCAAGGCCGCCGGCCTCGCCGTCGCCCAAAGACAGCTTCTCCTCAGCCCTGGAGGAGATCGAGGAGCTctgcccctcctcttcatcttcctcctcctcgggcCCGCCGTCACCACCTCAGGTTCAGTTTGATGTCGTCATGAAGGAGGAGGTCTTTCAGGAGGTGGAgaaacctcctcctcttcctcctcctcttcctcctcctccctcgccgTCCTCCACGGGCTCCTTCCTGACGGACTTCGCCCTGGACGACGTCCTCTTCACAGACATCGACACGTCCATGTACGACCTCGGCCCCTGCCCGCCGCCGTCGGGAGCGCCGCCGTCCAAGATGGCCCCCGTCACGATGGCGGACGACCTCGTGCGGTCGATGTCGGGGTACGGAGCGGCGGGGGCCGGCGCCCAGAACCAGCCTTTCAAAATGGACCTGGCGGAGCTGGACCACATCATGGAG ATCGATCAGACCTGGATCAATCATGTCCTGATACGTGAATATTCacgctccacctgctggacagATGACGTAacgtctgtctccacctgctggacagATGACGTAacgtctgtctccacctgctggacagATGACGTAacgtctgtctccacctgctggacagATGACGTAACCGCAGTTGTCTTCATACATTATGTTTTTGACATGTGCATCTATAAAATATGCAGTTTTTTTGCAGTTGGTACAAGTTttcatactgttttttttaatttaacgtCACAAATGTCTTTATGA
- the LOC117732945 gene encoding SERTA domain-containing protein 2-like isoform X3, whose amino-acid sequence MLGNGVKRKLDEDEDVLEEDRRPLVAGGMSHASYTLQRQTVLNVSLMKLYGPRTGADLGLQRRVLINNVIRRIHDDFRQEGGVGALFFSAAPPATEDEAYRQAPPPPPSSFSILSSSLSGLTPLDSCLTPASLLDEDLPMFFTLPPSSSSSSSSSSTSTQHHSHSPRPPASPSPKDSFSSALEEIEELCPSSSSSSSSGPPSPPQVQFDVVMKEEVFQEVEKPPPLPPPLPPPPSPSSTGSFLTDFALDDVLFTDIDTSMYDLGPCPPPSGAPPSKMAPVTMADDLVRSMSGYGAAGAGAQNQPFKMDLAELDHIMEVLVGS is encoded by the coding sequence ATGTTGGGTAACGGGGTGAAGCGGAAACTGGACGAGGATGAGGACGTCTTGGAGGAAGACcggcgccctctggtggccggCGGCATGTCGCACGCCTCCTACACGCTGCAGCGCCAGACGGTGCTCAACGTGTCGCTCATGAAGCTGTACGGCCCGCGGACGGGCGCCGACCTCGGCCTGCAGCGCCGGGTCCTCATCAACAACGTCATCCGCCGCATCCACGACGACTTCCGGCAGGAAGGAGGCGTCGGCGCCCTCTTCTTCTCGGCGGCTCCGCCCGCCACCGAGGACGAGGCCTACCGACAGGCTCCGcctccgcctccctcctccttcagcatCCTGTCGTCGTCGCTGTCGGGTCTGACGCCGCTGGACTCCTGCCTGACTCCCGCCTCGCTGCTGGACGAGGACCTGCCCATGTTCTTCACGCtgccgccctcctcctcctcttcctcctcctcctcttccacctccaccCAACACCACTCCCACTCCCCAAGGCCGCCGGCCTCGCCGTCGCCCAAAGACAGCTTCTCCTCAGCCCTGGAGGAGATCGAGGAGCTctgcccctcctcttcatcttcctcctcctcgggcCCGCCGTCACCACCTCAGGTTCAGTTTGATGTCGTCATGAAGGAGGAGGTCTTTCAGGAGGTGGAgaaacctcctcctcttcctcctcctcttcctcctcctccctcgccgTCCTCCACGGGCTCCTTCCTGACGGACTTCGCCCTGGACGACGTCCTCTTCACAGACATCGACACGTCCATGTACGACCTCGGCCCCTGCCCGCCGCCGTCGGGAGCGCCGCCGTCCAAGATGGCCCCCGTCACGATGGCGGACGACCTCGTGCGGTCGATGTCGGGGTACGGAGCGGCGGGGGCCGGCGCCCAGAACCAGCCTTTCAAAATGGACCTGGCGGAGCTGGACCACATCATGGAGGTGCTGGTGGGCAGCTGA